A stretch of the Papaver somniferum cultivar HN1 chromosome 6, ASM357369v1, whole genome shotgun sequence genome encodes the following:
- the LOC113289617 gene encoding uncharacterized protein LOC113289617, translating into MAILEDVNSCSEDERDEGLDEDIEALRAACLLTGNTPDEEEIEEDVRNDTTRISIPSDKNDNPIPIHEDVHDDDDDFELVRSIRKKFSTIPPEDGAVFMKPLNSLPPFVASDGENDDFETLRVVRRRFCDYDADLENPDAPRELLSSSEEACNIYQPSEIPCSGTQNQSSKLIKWHQSEAGFPNPEAARLFVEALRKNRSCQKFIRSKLLQIEAKIEENKKLKERVKILKDFQVACKQRAGRAVSLRKDPRIQLISVLKFRNSQTTKANSKKAGAISFGPVENSHVAKYRMAMKRFPLCLSRPRWTQTEKDNLWKGIKQQFQEMLLQESIEGFSASGDSNDLDDIMASIADFEVTPENVRTFLPKVDWERLASTYVTGRSGAECEQRWLNVEDPLINHSPWTKNEDKKLLYILQQGGIYNWINISITLGTNRTPFQCLARFQRSLNANIIKRDWTEEDDSQLRTAVEAFGANNWQLIAFNMEGRTGTQCSNRWLKTLNPARKRVGRWTVEEDKRLKVAVLLFGGKTWAKIAQFIPGRTQAQCRERWVNCLDPSLNLKPWTEEEDCQLKAAVEEYGHCWSKVAASMPGRTDSKCLRRWKFLFPHEVPLIQAAKRIKRSALISNFVDRESERPALDHNDFVALPGPESVLALESGTTAGKEKKSRRKPKLKAAKDLVPCDNIPKRRSSKRSRSEAQMCRGGDSRMQIADDGETCGEDGTISQKKKSTIRRCSKKNHRESTDLGNNQLIPEDSTTSMITESEDKIEDGTVLRRKRKAPYRHLKKNHSINIDSGNVSLLPEESTTLRITVGDDNTANCGEDGAGSRKKKRMPNKRLKNNQSTNADSGDIPLLPEDLTVGDDNTANCREDDTGSRKKKRTPNKRLKNNQSTNADSGDIPLLPEDLTIGDDNTANCGEDDCILGRKKEAPSSRLKKIQCTDSASGDQDISLVTEDSTVLRIGNGDVSIDKSGAISGMKKRVSKRNPKYIQSTNTISGSKDVPEKLAILKITKREKRSVNQGEVGVAPGNEKTASSKRFKRNRSTEHDSSLMDEDLTVASIAYAISRKKKRSINKRLKTNNCIQPASANIDNSLCPEDTSIRIRDSEDNYNKKVVDDDGNVVLTEDFTEREMPNS; encoded by the exons ATGGCGATTTTAGAAGATGTGAATTCATGTTCAGAAGATGAAAGAGATGAAGGTCTGGACGAAGATATTGAAGCTTTAAGGGCAGCTTGTTTGCTAACAGGGAATACCCCAGATGAGGAGGAAATCGAAGAAGATGTTCGTAATGACACCACCCGAATTTCAATTCCCTCAGACAAGAATGATAATCCTATTCCTATTCATGAAGATGTtcatgacgatgatgatgattttgaatTGGTCCGCAGCATTAGAAAGAAGTTTTCAACAATTCCTCCTGAGGATGGTGCGGTTTTCATGAAACCACTCAATTCTTTACCTCCCTTTGTTGCATCAGATGGTGAAAACGATGATTTTGAAACTCTTCGAGTGGTTAGAAGGAGATTCTGTGATTATGATGCTG ACCTCGAGAACCCCGATGCTCCTCGTGAACTGCTTTCGAGCTCTGAAGAAGCTTGTAATATATACCAGCCCTCGGAAATTCCTTGCAGCGGTACACAGAATCAGTCTTCCAAACTTATCAAGTGGCACCAGTCGGAAGCCGGATTCCCTAACCCTGAAGCTGCACGCCTATTTGTTGAGGCCTTAAGGAAGAACCGATCATGTCAAAAATTTATTAGGAGTAAGCTGTTACAAATAGAGGCGAAGATTGAGGAGAACAAAAAGCTGAAGGAACGCGTAAAAATCCTCAAGGATTTCCAGGTTGCATGCAAACAAAGAGCTGGACGAGCAGTGTCCCTTCGGAAGGATCCCCGTATTCAGCTAATTTCTGTTCtgaaattcagaaattctcaGACAACAAAG GCGAATTCCAAGAAGGCAGGTGCCATATCTTTTGGCCCAGTTGAGAATTCTCATGTTGCCAAATACAGGATGGCGATGAAGCGGTTTCCACTTTGTCTGAGTAGACCGCGTTGGACACAGACCGAGAAAGATAATCTCTGGAAGGGGATAAAACAACAATTTCAAGAGATGCTGCTTCAGGAGTCAATAGAAGGTTTTAG tgctTCAGGTGATTCAAATGATCTGGACGACATCATGGCATCAATTGCAGACTTTGAAGTCACACCTGAAAATGTTAGAACCTTTTTGCCTAAGGTTGATTGGGAGCGGTTGGCATCAACGTATGTCACAGGCCGTTCAGGTGCAGAATGTGAACAAAG ATGGTTGAACGTGGAAGATCCTCTAATTAATCATAGTCCATGGACCAAAAATGAGGATAAAAAGCTTTTGTATATTCTTCAGCAAGGTGGGATTTATAACTGGATTAACATTTCGATTACGTTGGGTACCAACAGGACTCCTTTTCAGTGTTTGGCCCGTTTTCAGCGTAGTCTCAATGCCAATATTATAAAGCGAGATTGGACAGAAGAAGACGATAGTCAGCTTCGTACAGCTGTAGAAGCTTTTGGTGCAAATAATTGGCAGCTGATAGCTTTTAATATGGAAGGGCGGACAGGCACTCAATGTTCAAACAG ATGGCTTAAAACCTTGAACCCTGCTAGGAAAAGGGTGGGGAGGTGGACTGTGGAGGAGGACAAACGCTTGAAAGTTGCTGTATTGCTTTTCGGTGGCAAAACCTGGGCAAAAATAGCTCAATTCATCCCTGGTCGGACTCAAGCTCAATGTAGAGAAAG ATGGGTGAATTGTCTAGATCCATCGTTGAATCTGAAGCCGTGGACTGAAGAAGAGGACTGTCAGTTGAAAGCTGCTGTAGAAGAATATGGACACTGCTGGTCCAAGGTTGCAGCATCCATGCCTGGACGTACTGATAGCAAATGCTTGAG GAGGTGGAAGTTTTTGTTTCCTCATGAAGTACCTTTGATCCAAGCCGCTAAAAGAATAAAAAGATCTGCTCTTATATCCAACTTTGTAGATCGTGAGTCTGAGAGACCCGCCCTTGATCACAATGACTTTGTAGCTCTGCCAGGACCAGAATCCGTCCTTGCACTCGAAAGTGGAACAACTGCTGGGAAGGAAAAGAAGTCAAG GCGGAAGCCAAAATTAAAGGCGGCCAAAGATCTTGTACCTTG TGACAACATTCCAAAGAGGCGCAGCTCCAAAAGGTCTAGAAGTGAAGCTCAGATGTGTCGCGGGGGGGATTCAAGGATGCAAATTGCTGATGATGGGGAGACATGTGGTGAAGATGGTACcatttcacaaaagaagaaaagcACAATCCGCAGGTGTTCAAAGAAGAATCATCGTGAAAGCACAGATCTAGGTAATAATCAGTTAATACCTGAAGATTCAACCACTTCAATGATAACTGAAAGTGAGGATAAAATCGAGGATGGTACTGTTTTGAGGAGGAAGAGAAAGGCACCTTACAGACATTTAAAGAAGAATCATTCTATAAACATAGATTCAGGTAATGTTTCATTACTACCCGAAGAGTCTACTACTTTAAGGATAACTGTTGGTGATGATAACACGGCAAACTGTGGCGAGGATGGTGCTGGTtctagaaagaagaagaggatgccTAACAAGCGTTTAAAGAATAATCAATCTACAAATGCAGATTCAGGTGATATTCCACTCTTACCTGAAGACTTAACTGTTGGTGACGATAACACTGCAAACTGTCGCGAGGATGATACTGGttcgagaaagaagaagaggacgcCTAACAAGCGTTTAAAGAATAATCAATCTACAAATGCAGATTCAGGTGATATTCCACTATTACCTGAAGACTTAACTATTGGTGACGATAACACTGCAAACTGTGGCGAGGATGATTGTATTTTGGGAAGGAAGAAGGAGGCACCTAGCAGCCGTTTAAAGAAAATTCAATGTACTGACTCAGCTTCAGGTGACCAAGATATTTCATTAGTGACTGAAGATTCGACGGTTTTAAGAATAGGCAACGGAGATGTTAGTATTGACAAGAGTGGTGCCATTTCTGGAATGAAGAAAAGGGTCTCTAAGAGGAATCCTAAGTACATTCAAAGCACTAATACAATTTCAGGCAGCAAAGATGTTCCTGAAAAACTGGCCATTTTGAAGATAACAAAGAGGGAGAAGAGAAGTGTGAACCAGGGTGAGGTTGGTGTTGCTCCGGGAAACGAGAAGACTGCATCTAGTAAGCGTTTTAAAAGGAATCGGAGTACTGAGCATGACAGTTCCTTAATGGATGAAGATTTGACAGTTGCAAGTATAGCTTATGCtatttcaaggaaaaagaaaagatcCATTAACAAACGTTTAAAGACAAATAACTGTATACAACCAGCTTCGGCCAATATTGACAACTCGTTATGTCCTGAAGATACATCAATAAGGATAAGAGACAGCGAGGATAATTACAATAAGAAGGTCGTTGATGATGATGGGAATGTTGTGCTAACAGAAGATTTTACTGAGAGAGAGATGCCAAATTCTTAG